In the genome of Defluviitalea raffinosedens, the window AAAAGACGGCAGCAACACCATTATTGTTAAAGGCGATGGCGCCCAAGATGTATCCGTTACTGTTAAATACAATGACGTAGATGCTCCTGAAGTAGCTGATGTTCAATCTGCAGGATTAAAACAAGTGATCGTAACATTCAATGAAGAAGTAGATAAAGATTCTGCTGAAGTATTGGCAAACTACGACAACAAATTTGCAACTGCAAAACTTCAAAGCGATAAGAAAACTGTTGTATTAACATTAGCTAGTGCAGCAGCTCAAAATGATAAAATCAAATTTGATATCGAAGATATCAAAGACTTAAAAGGCAACAAGATGGATAAAGAATCCGTTGAAGTGAAAATGGTTGACCGTGAAGTGCCTGAAGTTGAAGAAGTATCTGTAAAAGGAAATCAAATGATTCAGGTGACCTTCAGCGAATTGGTTCAAGTAAGCGAATCCAACTTCGAATTGGTTGACGAAGACGGAAACAGAGTTGAAAGAATTAAGAACGTAGAAGTTGACGGCAGAAATGTAAAAATTAACTTCAGAAAAGCAATTGATGCTGGAAACTATATTCTTGAAGTAAATGACGTAAAAGACTATGCAAATCTTGTAATGCTGGATGCAGAATTCGACGTAACCATCGTAGAAGATGAAGATGCTCCAAGTGCAACTTTAGTTTCTGCAACTGATACAAAGGTAACTGTAGAATTCAACGAAGACATCAAAACTGCATTAAAAGATATTGAAGCAGAATGGAAGAGCGGTTCTAAGAAGGGCTCCTTCGACAAAATCACTGCCGATGACGATAACGATCGTTTAATCACTTTCGAATTAGAAGGTGGAAAAACTATCCCTCTTAGCGGTATTACACTGTATATCTGGAACGTAGAAGACTACTCCGGAAACTCTGTAGACAAAGACGATGCAATCGAAATCAAAGTTGACAGAGATGATATCGAAATCGATACAATAAGACCTGAAGTAGAAAGCATTAAACAAGACGGTAAAAACACCTTCATCATCACATTCAGTGAAGATGTTCAACTAGGTACAGTAACCGTATTTGACGAAGATGATGAAGAAATAGATGTAAAATCTATCGCTTACAAAGATTCTTCCAAAAACAAAAAAGAAATCAAAGTAGTGCTTGACAGCAACGACGATTTATACGGAACATTCACTGTAGAAATTGAAGATTTCGCAGACATGTCAACACAAGAAAACGAAATGATTCCTGATTCCTTTGAAGTTAAATTAGAAGATAGCGATATTTCTTCAGATGTCACAAGCTTCAAAGCGTTAAGAACAAGCAACAGCACTATAGACCAAATTCTTTACATTCAATTCCCAGAAAGAATGAATGAAAGCTCTGTAGAAAACGAAAACAACTATAAAGTATTCTTCGGCGGTAAATGGGTAACCATTCATAAAGATGCAGACATCACTTTACTTGCTGATGAAAAGACTGTAAAAATCGAAGTTAAAGATTGGTTTAACAACAGTGATGTAACACCTGCTGCTATTGATGGTATCCAAATCTTCAATGTAAAAGATGAATCCGGAAATGAACTGGATGGAACTGTATGGTTAGACTTTGCATCCAACAATGGATATGGAGTACTTTCCCTTGCAGCACCTGAAATTACAGCAGTTAAAGCAACAGCCAAAGATAAAGCAATCGCAACAGTAAGCGGTTCTATCGACGAAGCAACTTTAGATGCTGATGACTTCTACTTCCAAGATGCTTCCGGCAACAAATACTATGTAGATGATGTAACTTACAACAGCACAAAAGACGAATTAACATTCATTATGGATGACGAATTCCCAACCGATGTGGCTGGTATCACATTGAAATTGGCTGCAAATGTATCTACAGAAAACGTATTTGAACAAGCGATCGAATTAGCTTCTGGATTACCAGGATTAGTAGACGAAATCAAACCTGAAGTAACTGTAAGTGATGCAGTATATGCAACAGCTGGAAAATCCGCTCTTGCAGACTTCATCTTAGGTGAAAACAGCGGCGCTGAAGGACTCTATGTAATACTCGAAGCTTCTGAAGCAATCGATGTACCAGCAGGAGCAGATGCTCAAAATCTGCTTAAAGATGCCTTCACAGTTAAGAAAGGCTCTAAAGAACTGGCGATCAATAAAATCTTCGAATACACTGGTAACAATACAGAAAAATACAACAAGAATGGTGTAGACTATGTAGTACTCTTCATCACAGCTGATAAAGACGGAAACGCAGTAACAGCAAATGCAGTGAAAGATCAACTCATCATTTCCTTCAATGAAATCAGCGTAAAAGCATTAACCATCACTGATGCAGCAAGCAACGACAACGTACTTGCAGGATTCAAAGATGGAAAAGTAAACATTCAATAATAATTTAGAAGACATTAAAAAACCGTAGGGAAGTCATTTCCCTACGGTTTTTGCTTTGAAAGAAAGTTTGCTTAAACTTTAAAGCAAGTATGGATTATTCAGGAGGTAAACCAGTTGGGCGTGCTGAATGGCTGTTTTTTCCTGGGTTACCTGAGCGGACAGAATCGCCAGTTCTGCTTGCTTTAGATTCAGTTCTGTTACCATACCTAATTCGTATTGAGTTTTTAGGATATTGTACTGCTCTTTAGCTTGCTGTAAATTTGAAGTATCTACTTGATATTGCTCTTCTATCTGCTTTATTTGATTATATGTCGTACGGATTTTATCCCGAAGTTCATTTTTAGCTTGAGTAGCATCCATTCTTGCTTGCTTTAGTTTGCTTTCTTTTACTGCATAACTGTCTGCAGGATTATATTGTGAAGAAACATGGAGATGAAGATTATACTCGGCTTGCTTTACTGCTTCTTCTTTTAGAATGATGGATGGATCCGTTGTCATAGCTCTTTCTATGTAGGCATCTAATTCATTTTCACTCATTTCCAAAGGCGTAAAGTTAAGCGTATATTCTAAGGCTGGTCTTTCTTTTTCATCTATGTTCATTAAACGGTTTAGTTTGATATATTCATTGTCTAAAGATTTTTTAAGGGATTCTAGCTGTTTCTGTTGCTCTTTGAAATTCTGCTCTTCTTTAGTTTTATTAAAATCACTTTCTAACCCTAAATTTGCCTTTTGAGTTATTACATCCAGCTGCATTTTAGCATTTTCCAGGGTTTTATTCAGCAATTCCATGTCCATTTTATTTTTTTGTATGGAATCAAAAGCTGATTTTACCTGGTATTTTATTACTCCTTCTTGAATTTCCTTCTGATATTGAGCCGCTGTTACTCCGTAATCCGCTTGAGTTAATGCCAGTAAGGAACTGATAGTGCCTATATCTGCAACATAGTATGATACTTCTTTGGTATAATCGTTTACCTCTGGTCTATAAGTTACTATAGAACTTCTTGCATGTTTTAAGGATTCTTCTGCAATTTTTATGCTCTCCTCTATACTTTTTAATGCCAAACTGTTTTTCAACGCCTTGGCTACTGCTTCTTCATAAGTAATTTTTGATCCTTCTTCAGCGATATTTAAGGTTGGATACTCTATCTGCTTTATTTCTTGTTTTTCTGTTGCTGTTTGTGGCGCTGTATTAATTGAAATAATATTGTTGGCAGCATCCCATTTTACCTCTGCACCAAAAGCTTCGCTAACAAATCGAAGAGGAATCATTATATTTCCGCCAACTTGCTTGGGGGCAGTTGATAATTCAACAGGTGTTCCATTGATTTTTGCAGTCTTTGTACCCGGGATAAGGGTTAACTCCATATCAGTAGTTTTCGCTTTGATCGCTCCTGTAGTATCATCCCAGTTTACCGTAACCCCCAATATTTCGAAGATCTCTCTGAGTCCTACCAAAGTCGTTCCATCTTCCACAATTGGAGCAACTTTTAGTGAACGAGAAATACCGTTTATCTGCAGTGTTGTAGCTTGGGCAGCATATAAAGGTACTGAAGATGATATGAGTAAGGATGCTAATGTTATGGATGCTATTTTTTTAATATGTTTTCTCAAGTTAATTTTCCTTTCTATAGAACTTTTATTTTACTTTAATATCAAAAGGAACCTCGGTGTATTTTCCACTACCATCATTTTGCATGATTTTAAGCACCATATGAATTCCTTCTGCATCTTCCGGAATTTCTTTAAATATAATGTATCCTTCTCTGATTTCATCTTTTCTGATGTCATGATACCATTTCGTATCCCATCGTAAATCTGAAATATCTGAAACCTTATATGGCACTCCATCAACCTCTATAACTGTTTCCCGTTGAATCAGTTGAAGCGGTGGATATTCTTTGTTCTTTATTGCTATAAATACTTTTGTTTCATCATCGTTTTTCAAAACAGTCTGTATAGTTACATCCATATTCATATACGTCTTTGTAATCGGATATGTCTGGTAATTTCTTGTATCTTTTTCTTCTTTCTTTTCTTTTTCTTCTTCTTTCTCTTCTCTTGGCACTTCTACATACACTACTTTCTCTATTACTTCAGGTTCAGGCGTTTTAATTTCTATCGTTTGGGTTTGTGCATTCCATGTAATTGGCATACCTGTTCCTTCTGCGATAAAGCGGATAGGAACATAAACAGAATCTTTGTAAATAATAGCTGGTTTGTCTTCTGAAGGTTTCTTTATTTCTCCATCAAATTCAAAACGAATATGATTTGCAAGATAAGCAGAAACTAATTTAGATGTTTCCGCAAAAACACCAGTTGAAAAAGTGAATACACTGCCGATCACTGTTCCCAATACAATATAACCTAATTTTTTTCTTAACATAATACTCCTTCCTCCTTACTAAAATTAATGTTAGATGTGAAAAAAGAGACCCCATCAGGGGCCTCTTTTGTATAGGGCTAATTCATTTTAGTTAAATGTAACTGTCTTAGTTGCGTCGTCCCAGCTATAAGGAACATTTAATGCACTAGCAACCCAAGAGATTGGAAGGAATGTTCTTCCATCTTTAACTTCAGCTGCTGTATCCATTGTTAATACTGCTCCATTTACTACTAAGTCTTTGCTTCCAATCTTAACTTGAACTACACGATCTCCAAGGATTGTAACAGTCTTAGTAGCTTGATCCCATTTAATGTTGGATGGATCGATTCCTAATGCATATGCAACATATTTTACAGGAAGCATTGTACGACCATCTTTGATATATGGAGCTACATCAGCAGTTACTGTTTCTCCTTCTACTGTGTAGTCTGCACTACCTACTGTGAAGGCAACTTTTACTGATTTACCAGAAGCTTCTCCTTTATGAGGAGCTGGAGTTACAATTTTAACGAAGTCATCTACTTCATATACATCTACGTCAAATTTGTAATCGTTTCCTGGATCTTTTTCATCCTTCTTATCGTTTTCAATTGCTGCAGAACCGCTAATTTGTAATGCATAGGATCCTTCTGGTAATGTACGGTCTATATCAACTGATAATCCTTTGATTACAATTGTACTTGCTGTCTTACTTTCACGTTTTACTTCGATAGTTATCTCACCATTCTTAACTTTTGCTTCTCCAAGAACTAAATCACCTGATGTTACTTCTACATCTGGTTTGAAGTTCTTATTGAAGCCCATCTTTTCTACACCAATAACAAGTTCTTTAGATTTCTTTAAAGCACCTGCTTTGGTTTCAGTAATGGTGATATCATTTACCTTTACTTCTCTGTAACCAAGTTGTACTTCTACAGGTTTTACTTCACCTTTTACAGTTGGTAATACTTTAGCCAATGTTACTTCGTATGATTCAGGTAAAGCTTGACCAGATACTTTTGCTACAAGATCACCTTCAGCACCTGCTTCGATAGATCCCCAGATTAAAAGAACTACTTTACCTTTTTTGTCCTTCTTAGTTCCTCTATCAACTTCGATATCACTTAATGTGATAACATTTTTATCTTTGCTGATGGTAATTCTTTCTGTATCATCTTCGTTAGTCTTACCTTTGAAGTTGTTTTTGATATTGCTTGCATCATCAACTTTAACTTTTGCTACTTTGAACCATTCTGGGAATTCAATATTGGTTTTTCTTTCAGAAGCCCAAGAATCTACAACTTCTTCTTCGATTACAAGCTTTGTAAGCTTATGAGCATCATCTTCCTTAACTGTTGAACCACTAGCATCGAGTTCCCATACTCCAGAGAATAATTCTCTTGGATCTCCATCTGCTTTTACAGTAATTCCATATTCAGTATACTTTCCAACTTTAATGGTTTCTTCAGTAATATCATCTCCAGATACAGTAACTTTTACATCGCCATAATCTGCATCTTTTGTAGATTTAAGTTTAAGACCAGTGATGAGAATTTTACCATTTCCTGTGCCTCTTTCTGCACTATATTTAATCACAAGAACTTCTTCATCTATTTTGTCTTTACCATAGGTTCCGTAACTAACGTCCTTCTCTTCATCAAAAGTAATAGAATTAAATCCACCAGCTGCTGTTAATTTTGCACCTTTTACCCATTCAAATCCTGCTGGTGCAGTTAATTTGATTTCTTTTACTTTTGTGTCTACATCTTCAATTGTGCCTGGTTTTAATTCTTCGATTACGATTGTTTCTAATTCCAAAGTGTTAGAGAAGTTTTTAGTATCAGTAATAGTTGTTTTGGTTGCGCCATCTCCAACATTTGCAATTACATAGGTACCTGCAGAAATATTTGATCCCATAGAATCAATAGTTACTTTTGCTTCTCCTGCATCTTTTACCTTAACAAACATAGGAATACTATATTTATCTTTTACAGAAACAATTCTAAATTCTAATAATTTCTTTGTAATAATTTTGTAAGCATAATCTCCAACAACATATTCTTTAGTTGGGTCAAGATCATCGTCATCGATTCTCCACTCTGCATTGTCGAATGACAAAGTGAATTTGTCATTTGCTGCTAAATCATCGCCATCTTTTAAATCAATAACTAAATTTGGAATAGGTGTTAAGTCTGTGTCTTTCTTAATTGTTGGTATTCTGTCTACACGGTTATCAGAAGCCGCGAAAGATACCATTGGCAATGAAGTAAGAATCATTGCGCCAGCTAATAAAGCTGCTAACTTTCTTCTAATCATTTCTTTTCCTCCCTTTATTATGTATTATTCTTTCAGAGACCTGCCAAATCTTGCTAATCTCTGCTCTACAAAGTAGATTATATCACTGCAATTTTTACCAGTCAACTCATTTGAACCAGTTGTAACAATACTGTAATATTGTCCACATCCTGTAACAAACTCGTAAACTGGCTAAGTAAGCTTGCGAAATTTATTATAATATGGAATTATTTGCTTTGCAAGTTTTTTTTAGTTTTGTAACAAGTTCGTAATATAATCTTCCTCTTTATTTTTGAGCTATGGCGCTGCTAAGTTCATGGATGCTTTTGGTAAGCTCGTCCAGTTTGGCCTCTACCCGTACCAGAAGATAGATGGATACGATGATGGGAAAGCCCAGATTGGCCACCTGGGAGAAAAGTTCTTCCATAGAATGCCTCCTTTCGCGTAGAGCAGAGCAGCAAGATGGAGGTAAAAAATAGTTTAAAATGGGACATACCTTGTCCATTCAGGTATGTCCCATTTCTGTTTAGGCCAGGCTAAGTTCCTGAGTAGTTTGAGTAATAATCTGGGCGGACTTTTTAGCGATGGGATCGCCGGTGGAGGAAGTGAATACCCCAAGGGTTATGAGTTCTTCCATAGCACTCTTTACTTCGTTGTCGGTAAGATTGGATTTTGGGTCATTTACGGAGATGGTCATAGTACTGCCTCCCTGGGTTGTGAAAACCATTTGCAGAGTTTTCTTTTCCATTTTTAGACCTCCTTTCTTTATTAGATTTCCTTTTGGAGACACACCTCACACAATAGGTAAGGAATGTCCAAAATATTTTAGATATCTGCCAGTTCGGATTCGGTAATCCTGATGATTTTTTCTGTCGGTATGCTCTGCAGGGATGAGATGAGAGCTGCCGCCTGATACATGTTTTGATCTGAAGCGTCCTCTTTGCAGTTGGAGAAGGTTTTGGAACCTTCTTCGTACTGAATTTTTAGCTTTGCTTTTAAAAGAGTGGCTGTAACTGCCATAGTCTTGCCTCCTTTCTTATAAGTTTTTTTGAAAGCTTTCACTTAGTACATAGAAAAAGGACAGGGATTTTACCCCTGTCCATAAAAATTTTTTATTTTGTTTTTAGAACCCCTTCTATTATAACAAACCGTTCATTGACTTCTTTCTTGATTTCGTCATGGTCTCGTTCGTTTTTTCCTTCGTTCGTTAATATCACTTCTGCTATAAGTTTAATATCTTTGTACATTTGTTCTTGGATTATTTCTACTCTATTGATGGCTTTTGTATTCTCTTCTATGGCTTTTGTATTTTCTAGTACTTGTGTTTCTAGTCTATCAAATCTCTCTTCTAAACCGTCAATTCTTTTTTCTAGCCCATCAATTCTTCCTTCTAAGCCATCGATTCTTTTTTCTAAACCATCAAACCTATCTTCGAGTTTATTAAATCTGTTGTCAATATGATCGAACTTTTTAATAAACTCTCCATACATCTTTTCCATCATTGCAAACATTTTGTCTTCCATATCCCGTCACCTCCATAAACCCATTATAGTATAATTCGCAGAAAAACTAAAGGCTAAAAATAAAAACCTATCTTCTTAAAGAAGACAGGTTCTTAAGTTAGATTAATGCATTGATTTTGTCTACCAAACGGTCCTTGGGTACTGCGCCCATGATTTGGTCCACTACTTCGCCGTTTTTAAAGAACATAAGCGTTGGAACGCTCATGATGCGGTATTTTGCAGCCAAATCTCTTGCCTCATCTACGTCTATTTTGAATATTTTAACTTTGCCATTCATTTCTTCTGCAAGCTGGTCAATCACGGGAGCCATCATTTTGCATGGGCCGCACCAAGTTGCAAAGAAGTCTACCAATACCAGGTCCTTAGAATCCAATACTTCACTTTGGAATTCCTGGGGTGTAAGTTGTTTTGCCATGATTATTCTCCTTTCGGTTGCAGGGTAAAATACCCCTTTGGATTAACATTAGTATTTGAAAAAATACTGCATTTCATACAACATTATAATTTTATAATAAAATGTTATACTATATATAGTATAATAACAATCCAATGAATATGCAAGTATAAGCACAGAAAGGAGATTCTTATGAAGCCTTACGAAGACTTGGTCGCAGACATTGCAACCAAAGGCATTCCCAACAAGCCCTTTTTTACAGTAGTTCAGTTAAACAACGGCCATGTATATACCATAGAGGCGGACTCAACAGAAGAACTGTACCAAACGGTATCCAGGCTAGAAGAAGAAGCCAAGCAAAAAGGACTGCTCTAGCAGTGTACTTTCTTATGCATTGTAAGGATCATGCCTGCCGTAAGAATTGCTGCTGCCAAAAATGCCGCCTGATAACTTATACCGTCAATCAGAAGTCCCATCAGTACAGGCCCTATAGCCGACAGAGGGGTGAATAAAATAGCAGCAAGTCCAAGATAAGTAGCTCTTTTGTCTTCTCCTCCAAGGGATATGATAAAGTTTGCCTGAATCGCTGAAACAACACTTTCTCCTGCTCCATGGAGTATAAATACAAAATAGAGCATGTTCATTCCGCTGATCAGATTCATGCACAGGTAGCTGATAAGATAAATAAAGTACCCTCCCATCATGGTGATCTTATAACCTTTCTTATCCGCAACGATTCCCCAAAATATAGAGAAAAGGCTTCTGCTGATCAGCCATAATGCAGTTAAAAAGGCTACATCCTTTGGAGTGATGGGCAGGATGGTTTTGGCATAGACTATTCTAAAATTTGCCGCCGCAGTGCCTATGGTCGCAAGCCCTATAGAACAAATTGCAAAGGTAAAATTCTTATCCTCTTTAAGAATCGTCAATAAATCCTTGGCATATTCTATAAAGGGCTGCCTGTTGGCATTGCGTACGAAATCCGGCTCTTTGGTCTGCATAAGGGCAATATAGGAGATCATCATAAAGCAACCTACCAAAATGAATATTGCCCCATAATTATAAGGAAAGTCAAAGAAAGAAAGCATCAAAACACAAAGAAGAGAACCTATAAATTCCGCGCCGCTGGTTATGGCTGTCCGTATCCCAAAAAATCTTCCCCTTAACCTAATGGGAATGATTTTTGCCATCATATCATTCCAGGTAACATTGGATAAACCTGTAAATAGGGAATAGAGCCCGTAGATGACATATATACTAAAAATCATCCATCGGGAATCTTTTATTAAAAACACGGACAAACCCATAAAAAACCATGGCACGCGCTGTAACAAGCTTATCTTGCTTAAAACTTTTAAATCATTAGGCTTTGATTCTATATAATTTGCCATAAATATTTGAGGAAAATTGATTAAAACAGTGGACATGGTAGTTAAAAGTCCAATTAAGATATTATTTTGAATATAATAGCTGATAAAGTATACGATGGTAGTAGCCAGGGGTACCATTCCAGACCCAAAACAAAAGGTCACTCCATCCAGCGTTGACAAGATCATATTTTTCTTTAGATGTTTTTCTACGAATTCTTGGTTTTCCCTAATATCCATAATATAATCCCCTGTTAAAGTTAAAGTTAAGGGCAAACCAAAAATGGTTTACCCTTTTAAGATTTACCCTTCATAAGGTACAATTTCAATTTTTTCAATGATCACTGCTTCTTTTGGTTTGCTGTGTTCGTCGGTTTCTACAGCTGCAATGGCGTCCACTACATCCATTCCTTCAAATACTTGCCCAAATACAGTATGTACACCATCAAGCCAAGGCGTTCCTCCCTTTTCCTCATAAAGTTTAACCACTGCTTCCGGATATCCGGACTTGCTTAAGTCTTTTAACATTTGTTCTTCTACAGTCTTTTTCTGCACGATGAAGAATTGGCTTCCATTGGTATTGGGACCGCTGTTTGCCATAGCAAGAGCACCTCTAAAATTAAGGGCATATGGATGGAATTCATCTTCAAAAGGTTTTCCCCATATGCTTTCTCCACCTTTTCCGGTTCCTTCAGGATCTCCTCCCTGGATCATAAAATCGTTGATCACCCTGTGGAAAGTGAGTCCGTCATAGTATCCGTTCTTTGCATGAGTGGTGAAGTTTTCCACCGCCTTTGGCGCATATTCCGGGAAAAGACGAATTTTGATTACACCTTTATTGGTAGTCATCACTGCGATTTCTTCTCCCGGTTCCGGCAGGTCAAACTGAGGGGTATCATATATAATCTCTTCTGGTTCATCCAAATCTTGTTGGGCAATTTCTGGTTCTTTTTTCAGGCTTTCCGCCATATTCTTTTGTGCAGCTGTACATCCTGTCAGGATTAAGCTTAAAGTACATACTAAAAATAGTATTTTTTTCAATGTAATTCTTCCCTTCTTTTTGTTTGTACTTTTTTGTCGTTTTATTACATCACATCATTATAGCACAAACAAAAAATTTGGGTAGTGTATTTTTTTAGAAAAAGTTCATATGATTCATGAACCTAAAGAAAGCTTCTATACCTTCTTTGGTTTGCTTATAAACCCCTGCATGTTCTAAAACCGTTTTAAATTTAACGCCTACTTCTTTTTGGATAACTTCTTTGGCTTTTTCTTCACTTAAAGTGATGCCGTAGGAAGATATGAGTTCGTTAATCCAATGAACATGCTGGCTAAGATCTGGATATATTTTAAGTTGTTCTTCCAAAGATCTTGTACCCTTTAAAATTTCTTTTATTTGTTCCAGTTGTTCATTAAGCCTTCCCGGCAGCACTGCCAGCCCCATTACTTCTATTAAACCTATATTTTCTTTTTTAATATGATGTACTTCTTCATGAGGATGGAATATGCCATAAGGATGTTCTTCACTGGTTCTGTTATTCCTTAAAACCAAGTCTATTTCCCACTCCCCTTCTTTGTTTTTGCGGACGATGGGGGTTACGGTATTGTGAGGAATTAGACCATCATCGGTTTTTGTAAAGGCCAAAATGCCAGCTTCTTCATCACTGTACTTTCTCCATTCTTCTAAAATAGCAAAGGACAGGCTTTCTAAGTCTTTCCTGTTTTGTCCTCTTAGTCGTATAGCGGACATAGGCCATTTGACGATGCCGATTTTTACATCTTTATAATCCTTATGGGTAAAGGAATAAAGCTCTTTGGCTTCTTCCATGGGGAATGTATGTCTTCCCCCCTGATAATGGTCGTGGCTTAAAATGGAACCTCCAACTATAGGAAGATCTGCATTGGAACCTACAAAATAGTGGGGGAACCGTTCTACAAAATCAAACATTCTTTCAAAGCTTTTTTGGGTTAATTTCATTGGGGTGTGCTGGCCATTCAGGACAATACAGTGTTCATTATAGTAAATATATGGAGAGTATTGGAAATACCATGCTTCTCCAGAAAGATTCAAAGGAATAATTCTATGGTTTTGCCTTGCCGGGTGATTGAGCCTTCCGGCGTACCCCACATTTTCTACACATAAAAGACATTTTGGATAGCCGCTTTGAGGCGCATTTTTAGCAGCTGCTATTTCTCTCGGGTCTTTTTCCGGCTTTGAGAGATTCACCGTAATCTCTAGATCACCATATTCCGTATGGG includes:
- a CDS encoding UDP-glucose--hexose-1-phosphate uridylyltransferase, whose protein sequence is MDKICPQKEIERLIRYALDQKLITQYDVIPSRNALMELLEVQEPYEGTIDDADINIYDVLDHLLDYAYEKGILKENTNTHRDLFDTKIMGLLTPRQGEVVRTFEELEQKEGIKAATDYFYDFSQNTTYIRMNRIEKNLYWRTHTEYGDLEITVNLSKPEKDPREIAAAKNAPQSGYPKCLLCVENVGYAGRLNHPARQNHRIIPLNLSGEAWYFQYSPYIYYNEHCIVLNGQHTPMKLTQKSFERMFDFVERFPHYFVGSNADLPIVGGSILSHDHYQGGRHTFPMEEAKELYSFTHKDYKDVKIGIVKWPMSAIRLRGQNRKDLESLSFAILEEWRKYSDEEAGILAFTKTDDGLIPHNTVTPIVRKNKEGEWEIDLVLRNNRTSEEHPYGIFHPHEEVHHIKKENIGLIEVMGLAVLPGRLNEQLEQIKEILKGTRSLEEQLKIYPDLSQHVHWINELISSYGITLSEEKAKEVIQKEVGVKFKTVLEHAGVYKQTKEGIEAFFRFMNHMNFF